aattttattattaaattaaattacataaagtTATTAAATCAGActcaaaaattaaacaaatatattgcATCCGGTCCTCCAACCTAAATCTTTCGGAGTATCAAAATACACCAAATCGTAAAtagaaaactcaaaacttaTATTCACAATCACAAATGTAGGTAATTTAATGGAAAATTAACTTATGTAGGTAatgattgcattttttttccacGGAGCGGGCCCATGAGTACTTGCTTGAAACATTAATCTATATTCTTTAATCACGTTAGATTGGATCATAGGGGaggattaataaatttataaaatgagactGCACCGACAAACCTTTACTTGCTCTTTGAGGAATATTGGTTTGTGCTTACTAAATTGCGAGTGGGTGCGACAATATAACAATAGCACAATAGAAAAGAAAGTTTAGGTTTTaccatttgattttttagcAGATACATAACCAGAATAATTCAAACTATTATTTGCGTCGGTTGATTGGGATTTTAAACTTGGactataaaatgaataatagaGATAAACGCATACTTATTGGCCCAACTGTGTTGAGTGAGCCCAAAAGGAATTAGTCAATATAAGAAATGGGCTCACAGTAAACAACATATTGGGCCTATCCAACACGGAGTTTAATTTGGACCATTTCTCGACATATGCGTGTCATCCTTGAGCAGGGGCCATGCTAATCTTCTCTGTATCGTTCCAATATTATCGGATGTCCCCGAAGGCAGGGGCGAATGTACATGTTAACAAAGTGGGGCAATTGCCCCACCTCTTATTTTCATCCCATGTATTTATATGcatattgtaaatttaattcttttaattgtCTACTAAATGTCCATCctccaaatttgaaaattcctTTGTAAgtaaatttgtctcattttcttcaaattcctAGCTCTGCCCCTGCCCGATGGGACATCCAACACGGAGTTTAGATTACTAAGCGTGTCAAACTGTGTTAAACAATTCAAATACAAATTTCTTCGCGGTAGATGCAGATGAAATTTAGCTCGTGCCTAAGTGTACATTGGAAATTGTCAGCTGATAAGATAAAGAGGTTAGCTAGAATACTAAAATCTAATTGAATACAgtaaactatttaatttactatagTATGATATCATCTTATTGCATATAGTTGGCATTCGATTGTATCATACGATTAAGTCATTGATTAATGTCagcaataaaattttaattagttttaaaatcagaataattaaataatttgaaatttatatgacattatcaaaaataatGTGCCAAACATAATTTGCAATAGACATAATTGTATTCGAGATTTTGGTTATAGAAAGGGAGATATGTTAAAGTTCTTtctcatttaaatttgtacATTTCACTATGGTGGAGACAACTTAAGAAATTACATACTTCCACTTttcaattgaaaatgaaacgttttttcttatgaattgttctattaaaaattaaatattttttaaaataaaaacaataatatatatttctagTACTTTTTCGTCGCGTTTCATGAACTCACAGAAgaacattaaataaaatctcgtgataaaatcaaaatgtttCATAAATATACAATGGAAGTACAAAACAAAGTATTTTATGATTGCGTGCATAGCTGGAATAACTTGGAATTCATGGACATTAAGAGTGACGTGAGCGGGGTGAGGGCTACCAAAATCTAGATTGGTCGAGTAAATCTTTAGGTTGAGGCAGTGCAATCAAAGTAGCGTGAAGTGTTGACTGTCAAGTAACCAAAATAACAACATTGCTTCACAAATGAATTATTACTGTCATATATACAGAAGTGGGCCATGTTTTTTCgtctctttattttaaaagcgTTGCATATAAAGATGATAATTAATCACTTTATCGCTAGATCACTTTCCAAACAGATTTTTAATATGCTTAATATTGTGGTAGGCcttatacataaattaataaaccaatcaaataattttcatcAGGCAAGATTTAATTTCGACCTATTTTGTTATGagtatttcattattattttatcctatGAGATTTCTATGAGGTTATCATAAGTTTCGCAACTCCTAACTAGAATTCTGAAAATGAACTGATGGAGGTAACATaatgaagaattaaaaatgaatagaaaaatTACTTGTAAAAACACTACCAGTACTTTACTAACATTTCCATCGATCGTTAGAAACTTAGAAtccatatactactataaaacaaCTTAGTAAAGGTGAAATGATATgagttttgtaattttgtcCAATGAGATTTTAGttgttaaattaaataatttggaaATGACATACATTTAGATGTCGATTCAAAATAACAAAGGTTGACtattttttaagataaaaaactacatgcatttatttataattgtgaATACGTTCAGatataacccaaaaaaaagtacaaatgTGATATCGATTTTTATATGAGACggaatgaaaatatattaaaatttagatcATTTGAAATAcgtaattattttgaaataactaaaaatttaaaaactatagtataataatcaTCATAGTTTAGTgtaatttgatcattttgaaattaactaaataatatgTTATTATAATCACCAcattaatttacaaataaatgtTAGCAGtacattttgattaaattctaattatgAATATCTTATAAACTTATCaatctattttaattgtgtatttgCAAAATACTACTCATTTTAAGTTACTAAATTATGGACTAAAAAAATTTCGTTTCCTAACTAGCAGTAGCAGTAGTAATAAGGAGTAcgttaagtaaaaaaaataatgagttaAGAGTTCTGATCTTAAGGAGTACTCCCTCGTATCATAatagatttcatatttttttttatattttgtttattaaaaatgtcacatttaattttttttagaagaaTTCTCtgccataatagatgtcatattttcctttatattttgtttattaaaaatgtcacatttaattttttttagaagaaTTCTCTGCCaatcacattaatataaatatactattttctctttcaatttaatacacaaaacaacatctcctaaagTCTTGTGTTATTATTCAAgtgtgtcatctattatggaCGGAGagattattgatatttataataataatagtaataatatataataatactaataataataatgattagTTAGACTTTTGATCACATTTTGGATATAGATATAGCAAGACTGAAAGGACACTAGATTTGcgtataatttaatattgaaaattgataaGTGACAGATTTAATGACGAAGGGCTACCAGGATCGCATGTGTTTGACAAGaaaacaacaattaaaaacGACAAAGGCGAATATGATTTTGTTGGTGCATGTGatcatcaaacaaaatattactgCTAACTTTAACTTCGTTGGTTCATGCTCGCGAAATGAAAGAGTCACTCCATCCCTTGTCATACTAATATCATTTTACTATGTTTTAGATTTTATCTGATAAAAAAGTCTCATTATGTTTTACAAAAGTGGAATTAATATTCACATGATCACTTCCCactcatttaaattttttggcaaAAGCAAGTTAATGAGTAACGAAGGAAAAATCAAACtgaaaattgtgttatatttCACGATTATTGAAATCTAAATGCACATGTTAAATGGATATAGATTTATTACGAGAATAGTTACGGAGTACtatattgtactcccttcCTCCCACAAAATAGGTCatacttgtgggacggcacgaaAATTTAGgatgtttaattttgtgcgTTAGGTGGAAAGggaaaatatagtactccctccgtcccccattaaaagtcactttttttcatttcggtccgtccccaattaagagtcacacttcatttttatcataaatggcaaagtaggtctcacattccactaactcacttcactcacgttttattataaaatcaatataaaaaagtggatcccacattccactaactttttcaaccaatttttttttacatttcttaaaacccgtgcccggtcaaactgtgactgctaataggggacggagggagtaatattttcattattgtaAGATGGAACTTTTTCTAGAGAGATATTGGCATGTAATATCacaaaactttcaaaaagttaggtttttcccacgaactttaaaattggcaaataatatcatgaactttacccccagtttattttttcccacgaatgaaaaaattcatgttattttaatagattcaAGAACAATTTTGTAGGGTGTGCTCcaagaaaaactattttcaaagattgaaaaacttgaagctcttaaaattgttgtcgagaaattacgaaaacaaattcgtatcataatattatttgtgggaattttttcattggtgggaaaaaacaaaccaagggtaaagttcgtgatattatttgtcaattttaaagttcgtgggaaaaacccaactttttgaaagtttcgtgatattacatgccaatatcccttttctaaaaatgaaaatatgacatctttaatgggataaactaaaaaagaaagtgagacatcttttatgggacagagggagtagcaAATTTTATGTTATAGCATTTCATGTCATCCACAATCCCGTCTTGGGTCAGGTCTCAAGTCCATGTCATGTCATCATTCCCCTTATTTTTCGTGCACAACCTTGTAGACTCCATCCAAACCACGAATATTAAGTTGTACTATAAGCAAATCACAACTACTCTACTAACTATTTTGGttgtaaaactaaaaatattgaacaattaaaacatgaaaaggtaattgtttatttgaaaaataaaaatcacaaaccttatatattaaaaattacaagtcataaaaattcaaaatttacaattcccaaataattaaagaaaaaaaaactacttaTACATGTAGGAAAAAATAActgttttagaaaaattagtaAGGATCCGGCTTGTGCGCCCACAACGCCCGTGGGACGGGCCACTAGTGGGCGCTGCCCCAAGCCCCTCTACGTACGGTCACGAGGCGTGGCTTAGGCCCCTTGCACGCCACCTTCAAGGCGCCAGGCCTCGGGCCCCATTATAAGTATTATACCTAAAACGATATTATGAAAAgccataaaataaatttatgtcaatGTTAACTTTGACTTATGCAAGCAAATGAGTTTCATGAAATTTGGTATACATAATTTgcataaatatgaaattaaatggcATGTTGGCGGGACCATTTGTGTAAAGAGATGAGATGTAATGATTATTTAGTCCTTTTGCCTCTGGAAATCAACGAATCCTATGGATGCAGCGACAAAATACGTGATGCAAAATTAATTGAGACAGCAATGTCCATTTTCTGCCTTAATTTCACAATTATTAATCTAATTCCCAATCACTAATCCCTCTATCCATCCATCCTCCAAACCCaataaattcacaatattCACTCACTCAACCACTTCTTCATTCACCATTCAATTCTCCCTCCTCTCCGCCGCGCCTCCATGTGAAACCCGCCCACATTCCTCCCAAACACCCAAATACATCAATGGGCTGCTGCATCAGCACAAATAAACCCCCTCCACCTCATAAAACCGGCCACATTCCCTCCTCCGCTACCATTCACGGCAGCGTTAGCAAATCGCCGCCCCCGAGCCACCCAATCGCCGAAGAGGAAACAGTCAAAGAAGTCCTCTCCGAAACCCCCAAACCCCCAATTCCGATTCCGATTCCGAATTTCCAGGGCAAGCGTGACAGCCCGTTCATCAAATCCGCGCCTCTCCTCAAAAACAATGACCGCCACACCGCCGATGATCTGTCCGAGGCATCCGAGATCTGCAGCTCCCTCAGCGAGAGCGTCAGCGCCTCCACCTCCCTCACGGACAGGAGAGCCGAATTGCGCGAGCTGCGGCAGCGGTCTCCGGCGAGGTCAAGGAACCGGCCATTCTCCGGCGAGCTGCACAGAGAGAAAACGGTAGGGAGATCCGAGCCCTCGCCGGGTCGGGCCCGACCCGTACCCGCATCCGGATACGGGaggaggagagagagtggggagagcTCCGGGAGAAGGTCGAGGTCGCCGGTGACGCGCGCGGATCCGGGTCTCGGGCGGGCGCAATCAGCGAGGAGAACGGGTAAGTCGCCGGGTCGGGTCGCGCCCGGGTCCGCGGAGAAGATCCGGAAGTTGGATGGAGGGAAGGAATGGGCACCGACGAATGGGAGCAACGAGTCGCTGGATAACCCGCTTGTGTCCTTGGAGTGTTTCATCTTTCTCTAGTGTAAGGGTGTAATTTTGGAGCTACGGTAGGGGTACTTTTGGAATTATGTAGCCAAAATATGTGATGGTGctgtaaataaaaaagtcaAAGGTAACTTgctaattttaatgaattaatcCGTGAGTTGTTGCGGAAATGGCTTCGTCGCTTTATTGAATGAACTGTCTTTCCTTTTTTCGGATCCGAAAATAATTCTGTAATTGTGTCGTTATTAATGAGATATACACATATAGATTCAcctttgattttgtttttcatatcATTTCCTGCAATAAAATCTTTCTTTTTCGGGTTGGCCTTGTCGAGATTTCCTATCCTAGATGAAATGATGCAAGTCAGCCAGCTTGATCAGAATTTcgtcacatttcattaagaCCACACAATTTACATTACTAAAATGCTCAAGAGGATTGAATTTTAGTTTAGTACAAATGTAGTCATTGTTCGagtttaaattttctaaagaGTTAATAGTATGACCATTGTCTATATTAACAGGGtacactataaaaaaaattgtgatttgtatttataacttatatatattggtacataaaaaaaagaaaattgtgtttaatttgtgatttatgaCTTATCTATATTAGTAATTGAGTacattaaataagaaaattgtgtttagTGTGtgtattgaaataaataaagtttttgtttgtaatttttttgtgttattgaGATGATGCTGCATTTTTCGCGATTAGTTAAAGCATGTTGTCTTAGTCATATAAATTAGTTGGTGGATGAGCCGTTATTATAGCATTGAAACCAAGATTCATTTGAAGGATTTGATGGGGAATCACGGCTATGTTGGATTGTTGCTATTGTTTTTTCTCAACCTTTTCTCCGACATATTAGATTTGTTGGAATCCGATGATGGAATTGAGTAGGAAGATAAATTTTGGAGGtttcaaaattcaaagttTGTTGTGGGTGAATTTTGTAATCTCGTCTTGTTTGGAAACTGTTGCACACAAAATAGTATGATTGCACATTTTGTCCACATCGCCAAATCCTTTTATCTTATGAAGACCCATTCCTCTATTATATATCCACCCTCGTTTGTATTTGGGCTTATACATATAATTCTTTGAGCAGTGTTATATGATCAATCCAAAAGcattcatattaaaattatggTTTTAGGAGTGAGTTggaattttcataaaaatattagtccAGCATATTAATCCATTTATATAACTACATATTTGCATATATCGATATGGAGTTATAATCAATGCCAaacccttcttaaagaccgaactagagattaaatctgggccattagatctagtttttttatgagatatgctgttttaaatttttttcgctcttcattacaagccaattttacttcattgtatagatttattacttcattccgtacgtaatatattgaaactacaacatatttttacttgcttcaagtaggttttgaaatgattgaacatatgcttcattctaatttattgacatgagtttttactttattcacattaaaaaaggcaatttattcaagtgagtttattacttcattcagaaacattattacttcattgaataaggtttttacttcattccagtaggacttcaaatgcttctacacatacttcattcaaataatttattatattattccatgtgtttattacaCCAAATCAGCGCCATAGCGGTCGTGATAGATATTGCAGAGagagaacggcacgcgacggcgaaactgcatttacgtactagaatgaagtaataatcatattgtaatgaagtaaaaacctactggaatgaagtaatatattctggaatgaagttaaatcttcgtaacgtgttagtatgacttatttaccttcggatgaattaaaatagactggtgatgaaggagaaaataatttataaatttgtgaatctcatccataaaaaactagatctaaaagccctaatttggtatggttcggtggttcagtctttaagagtgggtttgtggataatgagactcaatatgattaaaaatgatactccttctatcccataaaattgtgtgcactttctattttcgttcgtcacataaaaatagaaatgtagttattaaaattatgcataATGTTAATAATAGTAAAGGTAacaatatactagtagtaattattagtatgtttttaattactcctttcgtcccacaataattgtcacccACATTATCCATCTCGATCCGTtccacataatttttcttatcaTTACATCAATTAGTTAAATTGAGTAATTATTCCAATTacttactttaatttaattaatcaattcaaaatttacaatttaaacaattttatatttccaaCACATGATAAATAATCTATCAAGAATTACATTATCTGGAATCATAATCCCCAACATTATTTTCATGATAAACAAACAGTACCCTATGTTTATTACTGGatattgtaattgtaattgtactactatattaagTGGAGTAGGTGTTAAAGCaatttataacaataaaaCTATTCAGACTTTCGTGTatgatagtattttttaaagaaaatttaggtaaaatctttattttatatgttttgtgaGCTCCAAATTCTGAGTGCTTTAAGGTTAAGTCAGCATTGACGCGtatgatatttaaaatctagggttttataaattttttattgttatatgtTTTATagattattctttttaatccATAGTTTTTAGATTCTATTTAATCAATGTGAGCACCTAGGTGATTTTAGGTTAAATaacgtttttttattttttttatttagaaggTATTCAGACTTTgcgtatgatatttttttaagaagatTTAGgtaaaatctttattttattttgtatttttaatttagatcaataaattttagattctaaatttataaattttagattCCGAAATCAAGATGTGCGCTTATTTTACGAATGGAAGCTCTGGCGGAAGACTTTGCAGCAGCTTGGATTCCAGgtatatttctttattatagtatgtttctaaatatattttaataaaatatatagtaattattatttgttactGTCATAGGAAGTGAATGTTTGCAAAGGGGAAAGCGGAAGGCAAATCGGAGGGGAAAACGGAGGCGGAGCGGAAAATAGTGACGATGAAGCAAACGTAGAAAATGGTGCCCATGATGCAAATAATGGAGGGGATTCCTATGTTGGAGGAGTAATTTAGTTTGTaagaaatatttgagaggGGAATTGAGGGAATATATGGAAAATGATTTATGAGAGGTTGATGACAAGAGAAATTAAGAAGCTCTTTTATGTCTCAAACTTTctcataaaatacaaaatattacaaCTTACCCATATTTATAGGCATCCACTTCATATTCTAGGATATCCActtaatacttttatatactagataacataatatctagatatttgtCTTAGTCGGTACATTCCAGGTGGGAATACGACCCTACTTAGTTGGGACGAAAcgagtattatttttggttacAAAACcatacaatttaaatttatatttaaaataagactCTTTTTATACACGTAACATTacaaattgtttaattaaacCCATGTCGTCGTCCACACTCAGTTGGGTTTTTGGTGAATTGAAAGGAAACAACAACGTTTGTTAATGCTTTCTCAAATAATTAAGGAGTTCAAAAtgtatataggagtatatgaatatatgtttgcatgtttgtgttaaaatgacaacaccttttaaagtgacaccgtgacatcatatatatagcaatattataaacgctacacaacaatattatatacgctacacaacaatctatagattgatgTATAGTGTAACAACCCAAGTTTTTATAAGACTCCTTAAGCTATAAATCTTAGGttgcaaatatttattttttaactctTAGAAAACGACCTAAagaaaatttttcttttttacaattttttttttttatatagaggTCTTTTGTTGGATTCAAAGTGTATAACCCAAATATGACAAGTAGTTAACAAAAGTAACATAGACAAAAAGAGATCTATATATTAAGcccatataattaataaagcaaATTATGAAAGAAAACTAGAAAAATGCTTTTATAATAAAGGAGATGCTGATAGTGAGAGTTATACAACAacattaagagcatccgcaatggtcggctagccgattcgtcgcgctggccgatcggctagccgattgtggcggcccgatcggccagcgatcggcctgttggggataatcgcagcggaaaatgcaaaacaaataaatccacataagaatctatttaggtgattatgtgggtcgattcaatttcatgcttgaacatgtagagacatataattgcgcaattaatcacataatttaatttaaattatgttgttgaatacttacaacaatgattctccaaagaatcgaagtggcttgctacttctccacgtgtagatcttgaagcttgattgtgaatgcaagaccaaagatcttctaacctatgacccttaactctatagatctaaattccttgtgggaggaatctcttagaaattataagaatcttgaaggagaagacaagaaagccaagtgtggaggctagggtttgTGATAACATGTGTGTCTCCTCCTtacattcttatttatagagtttatgatgggctaggttagggatctatggggcttggattgggcctccccaattggattactaattaaattataacccataatttaatataaggccaatggaatatttcttgtgccactatagaagaaatattgaccgcccatccaatccgtgattacaagcaatccgggttaacctctttaatatattatttcccgtgtctaagactttctatatccattaattaatttgtagtctgctatagactttaaattaattaatatctttatttccaagagtttgtctagtacgagatgtatatcaaaaatgtacttttccttttctatttattcttggattaaatccaaaccggccgggtttccgaataatagaacTGACACCAttctagttattaattactactacccaagatatcaggaatattgGGTTACGGAAAACCCgcatactacatttacggaaataaaattacaattaaattacggaattaaatttacgacacatgtacgggaaaattaatccattccattaaaaaaaaagtacaaagatttaaaaaaaagtacatgatttttttttaaaaaaaagggcttccacacacgagccccgccactctctactcctcatcgccgttGTCGTTGCGCCGTCCTCGCCgtcccgccgccgccgccgctgccgccacccgtggtatctgagcccacgtcggaaccccctagccgtgccctcgcgacatccaaatcaacccgcatgctctcgagcatcgagtgaagaaacatcttctccgtggggtcagtggcggtcctccaatcttggaagaccttgtacatctgagcccgcgtttggttacg
The genomic region above belongs to Salvia hispanica cultivar TCC Black 2014 chromosome 3, UniMelb_Shisp_WGS_1.0, whole genome shotgun sequence and contains:
- the LOC125212691 gene encoding uncharacterized protein LOC125212691, whose amino-acid sequence is MGCCISTNKPPPPHKTGHIPSSATIHGSVSKSPPPSHPIAEEETVKEVLSETPKPPIPIPIPNFQGKRDSPFIKSAPLLKNNDRHTADDLSEASEICSSLSESVSASTSLTDRRAELRELRQRSPARSRNRPFSGELHREKTVGRSEPSPGRARPVPASGYGRRRESGESSGRRSRSPVTRADPGLGRAQSARRTGKSPGRVAPGSAEKIRKLDGGKEWAPTNGSNESLDNPLVSLECFIFL